AGCCATTTAATAGATCAAATACATTAGCACATAATTCTTCGACAAGCTCATCAATTAACAACGAATCAACACCCCGACATACTTTTAGTTTTTGTAGTAATTCAACTTTTATGGAATGGCAAGTGTCCAAAGATTGCAACGGTCTGGACACGATAGTGGAGCTTCTTGTAGAATTCAATGAAATTATAGGAAGTCTAGATTTTTGGTTCTTTTCATCAATGGAAAAGAACAAATAATAAAACATTAAAGTAAGAATGATTAAAGCAATCTCATAATTTAAAACTAACCAACAAACAGATTACCACGTCCTATCGTTCTCTTAATGACATTAATTTTATTATTGAGAAAAAGCAACGATAAAAGCAATCTCATCAATTAATCACGAATCTCACTCGACATACTATAATTTCAGCTAGAATTCAAAAGGAATGAAACGGCTAAGTGTCCAAAGCTTGTTCTCAACTCGATTGGGGAACCAAATAAAAAGTCTGGACACGATAGTGGAATTTCTTGTAGAATTCAATAAAATTATAGGAAGTCTAGATTTCATGCAAAGTATGTGCTGAACTTGTTTCAGTATCAATCAATGGAAAATAACAAGAATTAAAAAATTCAAAAGAAGAATGATTGAAGAAATCTCATCAATTAAAACTATCTAATAAACAGATTACCACGTCCTATCGTCCTCGTAATGACATTTATATTTTGTTATTGAGAAAGAGCAACGATAAAAGCAATCTCATCAATTAATCACGAATCTCATTCGACATACTATAATTTCAGCTAGAATTCAAAAGGAATGAAACGGCTAAGTGTCCAAAGCTTGTCCTCAACTCGATTGGGGAACCAAATAAAAAGTCTGGACACAATAGTGGAATTTCTTGTAGAATTCAATGAAATTATAGGAAGTCTAGATTTCATGCAAAGCATGTGCTGAACTTGTTTCAGTATCAATCAATGGAAAAGAACAAATAATAAAACATTAAAGTAAGAATGATTAAAGCAATCTCATAATTTAAAACTAACCAACAAACAGATTACCACGTCCTATTGTCCTCTTAATGACATTAATTTTATTATTGAGAAAAAGCAACGATAAAAGCAAGCTCATCAATTAATCACGAATCTCACTCGACATACTATAATTTCAGCTAGAATTCAAAAGGAATGAAACGGCTTAGTGTCCAAAGCTTGTTCTCAACTCGATTGGGGAACCAAATAAAAAGTCTGGACACGATAGTGGAATTTCTTGTAGAATTCAATGAAATTATAGGAAGTCTAGATTTTTGGTTCTTTTCATCAATGGAAAAGAACAAATAATAAAACATTAAAGTAAGAATGATTAAAGCAATCTCATAATTTAAAACTAACCAACAAACAGATTACCACGTCCTAACGTTCTCGTAATGACATTTATATTTTGTTGTTGAGAAAGAGCAACGATAAAAGCAAGCTCATAAATTAACAACGAATCACCACCCCGACATACTTTTAGTTTTTGTAGAAATTCAATTTTTATGGAATGGCAAGTGTCCAAAGAGTGCAACGGTCTGGACACGATAGTGGAGTTTCTTGTAGAATTCAATGAAATTATAGGAAGTCTAGATTTTTCATTCTTTTCATCAATGGAAAAGAACAAATAATAAAACATTAAAGTAAGAATGATTAAAGCAATCTCATAATTTAAAACTAACCAACAAACAGATTACCACGTCCTATCGTTCTCTTAATGACATTAATTTTATTATTGAGAAAAAGCAACGATAAAAGCAATCTCATCAATTAATCACGAATCTCACTCGACATACTATAATTTCAGCTAGAATTCAAAAGGAATGAAACGGCTAAGTGTCCAAAGCTTGTTCTCAACTCGATTGGGGAACCAAATAAAAAGTCTGGACACGATAGTGGAATTTCTTGTAGAATTCAATAAAATTATAGGAAGTCTAGATTTTTGATTCTTTTCATCAATGGAAAAGAACAAATAATAAAACATTAAAGTAAGAATGATTAAAGCAATCTCATAATTTAAAACTAACCAACAAACAGATTACCACGTCCTAACGTTCTCGTAATGACATTTATATTTTGTTGTTGAGAAAGAGCAACGATAAAAGCAAGCTCATAAATTAACAACGAATCACCACCCCGACATACTTTTAGTTTTTGTAGAAATTCAATTTTTATGGAATGGCAAGTGTCCAAAGAGTGCAACGGTCTGGACACGATAATGCAATAAAAAGTAGAATTCAAGAAAACTAAAATAAGTCTAGATTTTTGGTTCTTTTCATCAATGGAAAAGAACAAATAATAAAACATTAAAGTAAGAATGATTAAAGCAATCTCATAATTTAAAACTAACCAACAAACAGATTACCAAGTCCTAACGTCCTCGTAATGACATTTATATTTTGTTATTGAGAAAGAGCAACGATAAAAGCAAGCTCATAAATTAACAACGAATCACCACCCCGACATACTTTTAGTTTTTGCTGGAATTCAATTTTTATGGAATGGAAAGTGTCCAAAGAGTGCAACGGTCTGGACACGTAAGTGGAATTTCTTGTAGAATTCAATGAAATTATAGGAAGTCTAGATTTTTGGTTCTTTTCATCAATGGAAAAGAACAAATAATAAAACATTAAAGTAAGAATGATTAAAGCAATCTCATAATTTAAAACTAACCAACAAACAGATTACCACGTCCTATCATCCTCGTAATGACATTTATATTATTGATTATATTCTAATAATTATAAAGATATTAATATAATAACGGAGCTAAAATAGACCAAACATTTTTAGCCAAAATTGAATGACCTTCTTTTGTTGGATGAATCCCATCAGATTGATTTAAACCCGTAATACCACCCACATTTTCTAGTAAAAAAGGAACTAACACAATCTCATTTTTTTGAGCTAAATCAGGAAATATACTTTTAAATTCGGCAGTATATTCTTGCCCCATATTGGGTGGAATTTGCATTCCTGCTAAAACAATTTTGGTTGTAGGATATTTAGTTTTTACAGCATCAATTATAAATTGTAGATTTTTTTTAGTTGCTACTAAAGGCACACCTCTTAAACCATCATTTGCACCTAACTCTAAAACAAAAACAGCAGGTTTTTCATTTAAAACCCAATCAATTCTATTTTTTCCACCAGAAGAAGTTTCTCCACTAACACCAGAATTTACCACTGTATAATTCAGTTTAAGAGAATCTATATTTCTTTGTATGATTCCTGGGAATGCGTTCTCCACATCATCTAGACCATAACCAGCAGTTAAACTATCGCCAAAAAATATAATTTTTTTAGTGGTATTTTTTTTAGTTTTCTCAATTTCAATCGTATTATTATTTATTTCTAATGGTGTTTCTTTTTTAGGAGTATCCGCTTTACAAGAAAATAACAGCATTGCTAAAGAAAAATAACAGAATTTTAAGAAAATTGTTTTGGTTTGATTGTGGATATTCATCTTCAAATGATTATTTTTCAGCATCAGCATATTTAAGTAAAAAATTAAATAGAAATTAATGTCAAAGATATTAAAGATTAATGATTTAGAGAAAACTTATACAAGTGGTTCTAAACAATTAACAGTAATTAGTAATATTTCTTTTGAAGTAGAAAAGGGGAGTATCTTCTCAATAGTCGGACCTTCAGGAAGTGGTAAAACAACCTTGTTGGGTTTATGTGCAGGGTTAGATTACCCTACATCTGGTACTATTGAACTTTGTGATACACCATTACAAGATTTAAATGAAGATGAACGTGCCGCATTAAGAAACAAAGAAGTTGGTTTTATTTTTCAGAATTTTCAATTATTACCAACATTAACCGCCTTAGAAAATGTAATTGTTCCTTTAGAATTACAAGGAGAAAAAAATGCTGCAAAGTTTGGAAAAGAGTTGTTAGAAAAAGTTGGATTGGCAGATCGTATGCACCATTATCCTTCACAGTTATCTGGAGGAGAACAGCAAAGAGTTGCATTGGCTAGAGCATTTTCTAACAAACCCTCTATTTTATTTGCTGATGAGCCTACAGGAAATTTAGATGAAGAAACTGGTGAAAAAGTAATTCAATTGCTATTTGAACTCAATAAAGAAGCAGGCACAACATTGGTTATTATTACGCACGATTTAGATTTAGCCAACAGAACACAACAAATTTTAAGGTTAAAAGGAGGGAAGATCATTTCTAACGAAAAAACAGCAATTATTTAATGAGCAAATTAACATCTAAAGCAAACTTTAATTGGCTTTTAAAAATGGCTTGGAGAGATGGAAAAGCAAGTCTTTCTAGATTGATGCTTTTTATGGCATCCATCATTTTAGGTATTGCTGCTGTAGTTTCTATTCAATTATTTAGCGATAATTTAAAACAAAATATTCAGAAACAATCTAAATCCTTAATGGGTGCAGATTTTATTATTGATAGCAAAAAATTACTATCAGAAAAAGTGCTTAAAATAATTGATTCTCTAGGTGCTGATGCTTCTGAAGTCAATTTTGTTTCTATGGCTGCTTTCCCTAAAAACAAAGGAACTAAACTAGTAAAAGTAAGAGCCTTAGAAGGTCTTTTTCCTTTTTATGGAGATTTAACAACTGTACCCCAAAATGCAGGAAAAACCTACCAAGAATTAGGAGGTGCTTTAGTGGATGCTACTTTATTATTACAGTATAATTTAAACCCAGGAGATTCTATAAAATTGGGTAAAGTTACTTTTCCAATAATTGGTGCTTTAAAATCAATTCCAGGAAGTACTGCTATTTCTTCATCAATAGCACCCTCGGTTTTAATTCCGTATCGTTTTTTACAACAAACGGAATTATTACAACTAGGCAGTAGAAAAGAATATCAATATTTCTTTAAAGCTCCTGAAATGGATTTGGAGTTGTTAGCCGAAAAAATAGGGCCTGTTTTAGATGCAGAAAATGCAGATTTAGATACCCATACTAGTACAAGTAAACAATTAGGAAGAAGGTATGATAATATTAGTCGGTTTTTAAATTTAGTGGCTTTTATTGCTTTGTTGTTAGGTTGTATTGGTATTGCAAGTTCTGTACATATTTATATCAAAGAAAAATTAAAAAATGTAGCAGTATTAAAATGCTTGGGAGCTTCTAGAAAACAATCTTTTTATATTTATTTAATTCAAATTATAGGAATCGGGTTTGTAGGAGGTATTATTGGTGCTGCCATTGGTACTGCACTACAATTTGCTTTTCCTTATATTTTACAAGATTTTTTACCTTTTGATGTCGCCATAACCATTTCTTTTCAACCCATAATTATGGGAATTATATTGGGTGTTTTAATGTCTATTTTATTTGCATTATTACCTTTATTAAACACTTGGTATGTATCTCCTTTAGAAGTATTAAGAGGGGCAGAAGACAATTTACAAAAACCAAAAAAGGCAAGAATACTAGTATCAATTGCCATTTTACTTTTCATCTTTTTATTCTCTTTTTGGATCTTAAAAAGCGCCCTAAATGGCCTCATTTTTACGATCGGAATTTTCATCACTTTTGCAATAATGGCAGGAGTTTCCACTTTATTTATCAAAGGAATTAAAAGGTTTTTCCCAAGTTCTTGGGGTTTTACAAAACGTCAAAGTTTGTTAAATTTATTTAGACCCAATAACCAAACGATGGTGTTGGTTTTAGCTATTGGTTTAGGTACATTTTTAATAAGTACGTTGTATTTTACCAAAGATATTTTATTAGCAAAAACGTCTTTAGAAAACAAAAAAACAGATGCGAATATCATTTTAATGGATGTACAAAAAGCGCAAGCATCTGCACTTGTAAACACTTTTAAAAGTAAAGGTTTAGAGGTGATTGATAACATACCCATTATAACAATGCGTATGGAAAAAATAAAAGGGAAAACTGTAAATGAAATTAGAAAAGACACCCTTATAAAAATGCGTAAATGGATGCTAAATCGAGAGTTTAGAGTTAGCTATAGAAATCATTTGGTTGCAACTGAAGAATTACTAGAAGGGGAGTTTTTTGGCAAAGCTGAAAAAGGGAAACCTATTTACGTTTCCATTGCAGATAATATGGCCAAAGATGCCAATTTAAAATTAGGAGATGCTGTTACTTTTAATATTCAAGGGGTATTAATGGAAACGATTATTGGTAGTATTCGAAAAGTAGATTGGAGTAGTATGAAGGTTAATTTTATGATCTTATTTCCAGAAGGAGTTTTAGAAAAAGCCCCTCAATTTAATGTCATCACCACTTTTGTACCCAATGAAGAACGTTCTGCTGATTTACAAAGAGATGTAGTACAAAAATTTCCAAATGTTACCATTTTAGATTTGCGTCAAGTATTTACAATTGTAGAAGATATTTTAGATAAAATTTCTTGGATTATTAATTTTATGGCATTTTTTAGCATTCTTACTGGTTTTATAGTGTTGATTGGTTCTGTAAGAAACAGTAAATATCAACGAATAAAAGAAAGTGTTTTACTAAGAACTTTAGGGGCAAAGAGCAAACAAATTTTACAAATTACAGCTTTAGAATATGTGTATTTAGGATTGTTAGGAAGTTTAACAGGAATTTTATTGTCTTTAGTTGGTAGCCAATTGTTGGCTACATTATTGTTTAAAGAGCCATTTATACCGTCCTTAATTCCGTTTTTAGTTTTTTTACCTGTCATTACAATTTTGGTAGTGGTTATAGGACTTAGTAATTTAAAATCTGTGTTGAGAAGTCCGCCTTTAGAGGTTTTAAGGAAAGAGGTATAGCACAAAATTATTTCATATTAATAGCAATCTGTTTTTATTTGGTTTTTAAAATGATGTAAATCTTTGTTTAGATGTTTTCTAGAAATATTTTCTAGTACTGATACAACTTCATTCATCATAGCCACAGAACCACAAATCATAATAACCCCTTTGTTTTTTAAAACGGAAGTAACTAATGCTTCTTGTTTTGCAATACTATCTTGAACGTATTCTTGGTTTTCTTCTTGAGAAAAAGCAAAATGAACTTTACCCGAATTTAAATATGGTTTGTAAATATCACTAGAAGCTTTTGTTCTTAATCCACAAAAAACATGTGTTTCTATCGTTGTATTTAACATTCCTAAATACGGAGCAATCCCTGTACCGTTTGCAATTAAAATTACTTCTTTCGCCTTTTTAGGAAAATGAAAGCTTTTGTTTTTTTCAATACTGGCTTTTAGTATCTCATTTTTATTGAAGCCTAAAAGAAGTTTTGAACAAACACCGAACTCATGTTTTTTAATACTCAATAAAATATCATCTTCTATTTTTCCGATAGAATATAAACGTTTTACATTGTCTTTTTCTGGTGTTATCGCTAATAAATCACCAGAAGTAAATTGTAGTTTTTTATCAGGTTGTAAACGAATTAAAAAAGTAGCATCTTTATTTAAATTGGTTCTACTAATTACCTTAAAATTGTTCTGATGTATTGGTTTAATCAGTTGCTCTATCACTTCTAAAGAAAGCTTCGTTTTCTTATTCCACTCTAAAACCCAAGTTTTAAAATCAGTAAAATTCTGATTATTGATTTTAGTTAAGGGTAAAATAGGAGTGAAGTGGTTGTTCTTTTTCAGCTGATTCTCAATAGCAATCGCAAATTTGCAATATTCTTTATAGGCCAATGAACCAAAACCAACCACTGCATATTGTAAAGGATGTATAGGTTGAATTGTATGTACTAATTTTAGAAACTTAGTTGCATTTGTAGTTGCTTCTCCTTCTCCGTAAGTTGCTGCAAAAATGATTAAATGTTTTGCTTTTGAATACGTAGTATAGTTATTTAAGTGGTCTATAAAAACAGTTTTGTTTTGTTGTAACAATGCCTTAAAAAATGAGTTTGCTGTATGAAAGGTGTTTCCTGTTTCTGACCCCACTAAAATTATAAATTCGGCAGTGTCTTTATTGAATTTATTTTTAAACTGAACCCGTTTTTGTCTTCTATTTATAGCGATTGCAAAACCAGAATAACTAAAGAAAAGTAGGGCAAAGCAAGACAATAATAAAACTAAAGACCAAAGGATTGAACCTCTTCCTGTATGTAAAAACAAACTCCAATAGGAAACCGTTTTTACCCAAGAGTATTTTTGGTTGCTCATAATTGCTCCAGAATATTGATGTACTAAAAGTTCTTTGTTTTTTAGTTTTAAAAAGAAATACTCCTCTTCATCATCAGAAAAAGGAAATTCTAAACTTTTAAGTTCGCTTAGTTTTGTTGTTTTAAAAAACTCAAATTCAGTAATAGGGATTTTAGTATCATTTTTTATAGAGGAGCTATAAGTATGTTTGATTTTAGTTTTAGGAAGTAAAGAGAATTTTTCTAAGGATAAATAAACGCCTGTTAACGTAACAATTACAATAGGTAGTAAAAAGTATCTGCTTAAAACAACATGAAAAAACTGATTGAAATCTTCATAAATAACTTTGGAAAATATTTTTTTAAATCCGCCTTGGCGTTTGGTTAAAAGTAAAATACCTGTAATTGTAATTAAGAATACTAAAAAAGAGAAAAAAGCAACTAAAATTCGCCCTGTAGACTTTAAAAATAAAGAGCGGTGTAAGTTGGTTGCAAATTTATAGATAGCTGCTTTAGAAACCACAGTATGTATCTTTTTTCCGGAGGTAGGATTGATATAAAAAGTCTCACTTTTTCCGTCTTTTGTAATTACTGAAGCGGTTACAAAATGATGTTCATTCACTGCTAAGGTAATTACCTCATCATATTCTTTTTGTAAAGAAGTTAAGGTAGTAGCTATGGTAACTTCATTGGTGTTTATAGCATGCGGTTGTAGCTGATTCGAAATTGGTTCGAAAGCTAAAATTATTCCTGTAACGGAAGCTATCAATATAAAAAAGAAAGAAGATATAGCCAAGGTTAGGTGGCTATATCTCCATATAGAAATGGTCATTTTTTACTTTTTTATTGAGGTAAAATTCTAATATAACGAATAAACCCTTTTCCATCAACTTTACTATCTACAGTCTCTGTTGTAAGTCCAAATTCAACATCATCACTGTAGTGTTTTTGTTGTTCTACCGCACTTTCAAAACGGATTTTGTATCCTTTGTTTAATTTGTCATTCGGAATTTCAATAATACTAATGGTTCTATTACCTCCACTTATGGTTGCTCCAGTAATAGCATCTATACTTTCATCAACTTTACTTTGAAAATTCCACCATTCTTTAATGTCGTGATACCATTTTTCATCATCACCCTGTACGTATAATGTTTTTTCATATTCCCCTTTAGGGTTTACTAATGAAATAATAATATAAGCACCTTCTCCTTCATAATTTTTCATTTGAATCATGCACTTATATTTTTGTGATGCTTCACTCTTTTTTAAACTAGAAAACGCCATTAAGGATAAGCAGGTTGCTAGACATAGATATTTAAAAGATTTCATAAATTTTAGTTTATTATTATTTTAAAAAGGAAATGTTTTCATTTTTTAATAATTCATTTTCCTTAGCCAAATCATAAGCACTTTCTTCAAATTCTGTTAAAATACTTTTATCAGCTCCTTTTTTTATCAGCATTTTTAAGGTTCTTACATTCTTTAATTTCATGGCCGCTAAATGCAAAGGCGTAATACCATCACTATTTTTTTGATTTACATCTGCGCCTAAGGTTAAAGCTTTGGCTATTAGTTTTTGTTCTCTTTTAGAAATGGCAATATGTAAAGGCGATTCTTTTTTAGAAGCATTTTTAAAAGACACACCCGCCGCTGTTAATTCATTTGAAAAAGCTTCAAAATCTTTACTGTTTCGTCTGCTATAGCTATTAAATAGATGGTAAAATAAATTATTACCATCGCTATCAACAACATGTACATTACTTCCTTTTTCTTTTAATAGCTGAAAAGCTTTTGTGTTTATACCTTGTGTAGCAAAAGTTAAGGCAGCAAACCCTTTTTTATTTTGGTGGTTGATATCCGCAACAAGTGGGAGTAATTTTTTCATCACTAAAACATTATTTCTTTTAACTGCATTTAAAAAAGCGGTATTTCCTTCGTTATCTTTTTGGTGTATGTCAACTCCTTTATTGATAAAGAAATCTATAACGGTAAGATCTTTGGTGTTTTTAGCAATGTTATGTAAAGCCGTTTGTCCTGCTAAATTACTAAAAGTCATGTCTAACTTTAAATGATCAAAATATTGATACACTTCTATAGGGTTGCTACCTTGTCTGCTTCCATGACTTGCGGTAAGTACTAAGTTTTCCCCTTGTTTATTCACTTTTTTATAGTCGAAACCTTGAGAAATATAGTTTTTAATTATATTGATATTTCCTTTTTTAGCAGCATAAAATAAAATGTCATTTCCATCTGTATCCGTAGCATGGATATCTACCCCTTTTTGCTGAAAGTATTCAATAGTTTTTAAGTCTTTTACATTGGGAGCTAATAACAAAATAGCATTGGCATTATTTCTAGTAGTACTTTTTAAATCGACACCATTGGCAAGCATTAAATCGTAGATCTTTGTATTTTCATGGCCTGCATTTAGTGTAAAAGTAAACCAATTGAATCCATGGCTACCTGTATGGTTTACATCTGCCCCTTTTTTTAATAAGAGTTCCATAACAGGAATTTCACCTGCATAACCTGCCCATATTAAGTAGGTTCTTCCATCATGTGTTGGTTTGTTAATGGGGTTTCCGGGTAGAGAGAGTAGGTATGCTATCGTTTCTATAGGAGCTTTTGCCATGATAGCATTACTTACGGCATCAAAGGCTGCTTTATTTGATTTTGTAGCATCATTACCTTCTTTAATTTTTTGTTTTACAACTTTAACGGTTGGTTTTGTTTTCCAAAAAGCGCGATCGTGAAAAACGTTTTCACTTTTGGGGCCTCTTCGCTGTGCAAAAAATATGCAAGGGAATACGAGTAGTAGCAATACTATTTTTTTCATTTTTATTGTATTAAGAAAGTCCCTTTCTGTTTTGATACAGAAAAGAGACTTCAAATTATTTTTATATTATTAAGAATTACCAGCTTCCAATAAAATGACTCCCTATTGCATTTATTAATTGAGCCCCTTTAGTAACTGCTCCCGTTTCTACATTTACCACATAAATGTTTCCGTCTTTACCTACAGGAGCATAGGTAATATATACTTCATCACCATTAACAACATAGTGTTGATATTGCGTTAAGTTTGCATCTAGTTCGTATGGTAAATTTATTAAAGTAGCTGTTCTGGCGTCTAAATCTGCCAATGCAAAAAAGGCTTCTGGCTTACCAGATTCTGTTCCATTTGCAGACCCATCATGACTATACCCAATAATTGCTTTACCATTACCAGCATATTTCCAAGCACGAATGTAGGTTCCATTAATCCCTAAGGCATCATCTAATTTAAACTCATAAGAATCATCATATTTATTATCGGTTCCAATTCTTAAAAGATGAGAACCATTAGGGTCGTTTTGGTTTGCTTGATACACATATCCGTCTTCAGCTAAAAAAGCATTAATACTACGGTATCCGTTAGTATCACCTAAACCTACGCTAGAAGTAATTATTTCTGGGTTGAATAATGTAGGGTAGTCTAAAACAATAGTTACTGCTTCTATAGCCGCCGCCTCTCTATCTCTTTCTAGCGTTGATGTATCTGTTTTTCTAATGTTAGCGCCAATGTATATTTTATTTCCAGCAGCATTTAAAGTAGGCATGTCTATTCTACCAATATAATAACCTTGTGCTTTTAACGCATCACTCAATGAAATTTCATGTTCTTGAAAATTATTGATTCTAGAGTTTTCTAAATCTAAGGTTACAATCCCCATAGTAGCTTGTGTATATTGGTAAACATCGTCTGTAACATCATCTGCAGTTCCATTATCATCTACAATATTTTCTGTAGATACATATACCGCAGCACCTGTTTGGTCTCCATCAAATAATTTAATCCATCTTGGTGCTGTTCCTACATAAGGAGCAATACTAATTTCTGAACCTGTTGGTGTAAATGTTTGTCCGCCTTCTACAGTATATTTCGTATAGTTACCACCTGTATCACCTGCATAACTAATATTAAAAATGGTAGTACCATCTTCAGAAGATTGTAATCTTGCCGTTCTATTAGAGGGCGCTATAAAGCCATTATTAAATACATCTACAGCATATTCTGGGTCTTTTGCATCTTCAGAGTCTATAGCATAAATAAGAGTACCTCCATTACCATCTCCAGGAATATCTCCCATTGCAGCACCTGCAATTGTAATCCATCTATTTTCTTTTTCAACTACGGGGTCTACGATAGGTTCTTCGTTGATATCCTCTTTATTACAACTGGTTATTAAGAGTGCAGAAAAAAGCACTAAGCTTGCATGTTTAAGTGTTAAAATTTGGTTTTTCATTGTGATCGTTTTTTATGATTTAATTATTTATTTATTGTGTAATTTAATTTTAAGTAAAAAGCCCTACCTGGTTTTTGTACGGATTGATTATCGTATGCTGCTTTGTTAAAAATGTTTTTAATATCGAAACTTGCTACTAGTTTTTTATTTGGAAAAGAATAACTGAACCCAGCATCTTGAATGAATTGTTGGGGTATTAAAAACTCTTCTAGCCCAACTGTATTGGTTCCTTTTGCTACGATGTAAGAAAATTCATCTGTAAAATATGCGTTGTAGAATAGGTTTAAACGTGCGTTTTTTTGAATGCTATTTTTAATAGAATAGCGTACGGATGCATTCATTGTAAACAAAGGGGTGTTAGGCACATCAATAATGTAACCTGCTTCATTTTTTGTATCTAAGCTTAAGCGAGAAAAATTAAAATTAAAGCCAAAATTGTTATTATAGTTATAGCTTAATTGGGCTTCTAAACCTTTGGATGTTGTTTTTTCATTATTATTCGCATATTGCACGAGTTCATCATTTTCATATCCTTCTGCATCAAAACCAATTAAATTTTTAATGTTTCTAGAAAACAAGTTTGCAGATACAGAAAAGCCATGTTTTTGAATGTCAAATTTTCCGAAGCGAAAACCTAAATTGTAATTATTACTTATTTCTGGTTTGATTGTTAAGTTTTGAAGGGTGTTATCTCCTAAATCGCCAAATACTTCCGTTTCACTAGGTAATCTAATTGCTTTTTCTGCAGAAGCTAATACCGCTATGTTAGGTAAAATGGCATAAGAAGTAGCGAATCCATACCCGTTGTATTTTTTATTACTCTCGTACACTTCATTAATGATAGCTGTTTCATCATCGTTAAATACGGGGGCTGTATTTAATACTTCTTGGTGATACTGTTTCCCAAATAAATTAGCTTTCAATTTTTTATTAAAGGCATTAAACTCATAACTTAAAGAATAAATGCTCTTATATAAATCACTTGTTTTTTGAAAAGTATTTTGTAAAAGCGGAATTTCTTCATCTCTATCTTCTCTATCAAGACCGCTATACACATGATTAAACAACACTTTATGCTGTGTATTTACTTGATATGAAATACCAGATCTTATAGAAACTACTTTTCTATCAATGGTAAGTAGCGTAGGGCCGTTTTCACTTTGTGCGCCCCATGTGTATTCAAATTCATCACCTCTAAAGTCTATGGCTCTTTTACCTGTCCAACTATAAGCAATGGCAGTAGTATCATTTAATACACGATGTCTTTTTCCATACAATCCATTTATATTCACCTCTAAACCTTTGGTAAATAAATCCTTTTTAAGGTACATTAAGTTTAATAAGCGCACATTAGATTCTAAAAATCTACCTT
The window above is part of the Polaribacter sp. SA4-12 genome. Proteins encoded here:
- a CDS encoding arylesterase; protein product: MNIHNQTKTIFLKFCYFSLAMLLFSCKADTPKKETPLEINNNTIEIEKTKKNTTKKIIFFGDSLTAGYGLDDVENAFPGIIQRNIDSLKLNYTVVNSGVSGETSSGGKNRIDWVLNEKPAVFVLELGANDGLRGVPLVATKKNLQFIIDAVKTKYPTTKIVLAGMQIPPNMGQEYTAEFKSIFPDLAQKNEIVLVPFLLENVGGITGLNQSDGIHPTKEGHSILAKNVWSILAPLLY
- a CDS encoding ABC transporter permease; the encoded protein is MAWRDGKASLSRLMLFMASIILGIAAVVSIQLFSDNLKQNIQKQSKSLMGADFIIDSKKLLSEKVLKIIDSLGADASEVNFVSMAAFPKNKGTKLVKVRALEGLFPFYGDLTTVPQNAGKTYQELGGALVDATLLLQYNLNPGDSIKLGKVTFPIIGALKSIPGSTAISSSIAPSVLIPYRFLQQTELLQLGSRKEYQYFFKAPEMDLELLAEKIGPVLDAENADLDTHTSTSKQLGRRYDNISRFLNLVAFIALLLGCIGIASSVHIYIKEKLKNVAVLKCLGASRKQSFYIYLIQIIGIGFVGGIIGAAIGTALQFAFPYILQDFLPFDVAITISFQPIIMGIILGVLMSILFALLPLLNTWYVSPLEVLRGAEDNLQKPKKARILVSIAILLFIFLFSFWILKSALNGLIFTIGIFITFAIMAGVSTLFIKGIKRFFPSSWGFTKRQSLLNLFRPNNQTMVLVLAIGLGTFLISTLYFTKDILLAKTSLENKKTDANIILMDVQKAQASALVNTFKSKGLEVIDNIPIITMRMEKIKGKTVNEIRKDTLIKMRKWMLNREFRVSYRNHLVATEELLEGEFFGKAEKGKPIYVSIADNMAKDANLKLGDAVTFNIQGVLMETIIGSIRKVDWSSMKVNFMILFPEGVLEKAPQFNVITTFVPNEERSADLQRDVVQKFPNVTILDLRQVFTIVEDILDKISWIINFMAFFSILTGFIVLIGSVRNSKYQRIKESVLLRTLGAKSKQILQITALEYVYLGLLGSLTGILLSLVGSQLLATLLFKEPFIPSLIPFLVFLPVITILVVVIGLSNLKSVLRSPPLEVLRKEV
- a CDS encoding ABC transporter ATP-binding protein codes for the protein MSKILKINDLEKTYTSGSKQLTVISNISFEVEKGSIFSIVGPSGSGKTTLLGLCAGLDYPTSGTIELCDTPLQDLNEDERAALRNKEVGFIFQNFQLLPTLTALENVIVPLELQGEKNAAKFGKELLEKVGLADRMHHYPSQLSGGEQQRVALARAFSNKPSILFADEPTGNLDEETGEKVIQLLFELNKEAGTTLVIITHDLDLANRTQQILRLKGGKIISNEKTAII
- a CDS encoding PepSY domain-containing protein yields the protein MTISIWRYSHLTLAISSFFFILIASVTGIILAFEPISNQLQPHAINTNEVTIATTLTSLQKEYDEVITLAVNEHHFVTASVITKDGKSETFYINPTSGKKIHTVVSKAAIYKFATNLHRSLFLKSTGRILVAFFSFLVFLITITGILLLTKRQGGFKKIFSKVIYEDFNQFFHVVLSRYFLLPIVIVTLTGVYLSLEKFSLLPKTKIKHTYSSSIKNDTKIPITEFEFFKTTKLSELKSLEFPFSDDEEEYFFLKLKNKELLVHQYSGAIMSNQKYSWVKTVSYWSLFLHTGRGSILWSLVLLLSCFALLFFSYSGFAIAINRRQKRVQFKNKFNKDTAEFIILVGSETGNTFHTANSFFKALLQQNKTVFIDHLNNYTTYSKAKHLIIFAATYGEGEATTNATKFLKLVHTIQPIHPLQYAVVGFGSLAYKEYCKFAIAIENQLKKNNHFTPILPLTKINNQNFTDFKTWVLEWNKKTKLSLEVIEQLIKPIHQNNFKVISRTNLNKDATFLIRLQPDKKLQFTSGDLLAITPEKDNVKRLYSIGKIEDDILLSIKKHEFGVCSKLLLGFNKNEILKASIEKNKSFHFPKKAKEVILIANGTGIAPYLGMLNTTIETHVFCGLRTKASSDIYKPYLNSGKVHFAFSQEENQEYVQDSIAKQEALVTSVLKNKGVIMICGSVAMMNEVVSVLENISRKHLNKDLHHFKNQIKTDCY